From the Ursus arctos isolate Adak ecotype North America unplaced genomic scaffold, UrsArc2.0 scaffold_9, whole genome shotgun sequence genome, the window CTCCTCCTTGTCCCCCtcatcctcttccctttcttcctctcacactgtCTCCTCCCCACACACTGTCCTTCCTAGGACAccgctccctcccccttcctggaTGCTTCCTCCTCCCTGGTCACTGCgttctcctcctccctgggaCACCCCCTCTTCTGTCTGGTGTGGCCATGGTGCCCTGGGCTTAGGAATTCTGGCAAAGTCCACCTGGAGGGATCATGGTCAGTGGGGGATGCTGGGAGGGTGCTCAGGTGAGCAGCTCCCTGCCCCCGCCAAGTGTGTATTGAGTTGATGTCAGTGATAAACTTTGCTGCAGAGTCCGTGTATGTCTGCTGGGCCTGGTCCCTCCTTCTACCAAATAAAACAGCCCCGCAGCTGGCCTGGTACCCATGCTGCCCCCAGTCTCAGCTCATGCTGAGTGACTGACCTCCCGGGCCTTCGACCTcgcccttccttctccttcctgcaAACCTCCTGTGTGCTCAGCACCGGGGTTTGGGCTGATCTGCCTTTGGGGCTTTGGGTGCAAGTACGAGAGTGTGCAGCCACGGGCTCTCTGCAGTCCTCCGTGGATGTGAATGAGCCGTGTGGTGAGGGAGGAGGTGCTACCGTCACACTCTCAGGAAAgctcatttaaatttcattcagGCAGTTGTGTTCCTTCTAGTGTTGCTGAGGTCTCTCCCACGTGTGGGACTGTAGAGCTCCAGAgttagtattttgttgttgtgCTTTTCCTAGTTTATCACCAAAAATGCTGTGCCCAGAATATCATCTGAATCGTCGTATTTCCGCATCCAGGTCACATtggaggcaggggctggaggggccaGCCCTGTAGTCCCCTGGAATGCCCAGGACACAGCTAGCTCAGGAAATGGTTAACAAATCTTGAAGGCTGGGTGGTCATTTCGTGTCTGTGTCTCTGCCACACATATTTCTAGGTATGGATCAGAAACTATCCAAGTTGGTAGAGGAGCTCACGACTTCGGGAGAACCCCAACTGAATCCTGAGAAAATGAAGGAACTGAAGAAGATTTGCAAGTATGTCTTAAGGTTCAGCATTTCACACCAATTGGCTGGCTCAGCAAGTCCAAGACACGCCTGGGAGATTGTGGGGCTTGCCCTAGGGTCAGGCCTTCCACCACCTGCATCTGtctcagccctgccctgcctgcccccaccgTCGCCTCTCTGTGCAGGGAAGAAACGGGCCAGGATGTTTTCCCAGGACCCTGCAGGGCCCAGCTCTGGCAGGCGTTCACCTTGTGGGGCATGGGtctggagaggggtggggggagggtgtgtgcGGCATGAACACTTTAAAGGCGGTGTCATCTGGGACCTGTTGAGCTTAAGTCAAGATTTGCTGATTGTCCTTATCCTGTATttacaaaacaggaaaatttaAGTGACTTTAAGTAATGGAGTCTTTagtttttgacaaaaaaaaaaaattcaggccaGATCAGGTTTCACCATACGCCCAGAACACCCCAGAACAGCAGTGTCATCTTTTGCAGGGAAGGGGCGGGGGACAGGAGGACACAGGAGGAAGCAGGGTGTGTGCAGCTCTTCAGAGGGCGGGTCCTTTCGCTTTTGCTCTGGTCCCATCACCGCgcctgcaggggaggctgggggccagggtcTGACGTTCTCTGACGGGTCAGATGGTGACTCCTTGAGGCTTTGCAGGCTGTAAGTCTCTGTAGTGACCGCTCAGCTGTGGACAGTAATGGGAACGAAGCAGCGGCCGTGcttgtgtcccaataaaacttgaTGGGCACTGACGCTGGCTCTCATgattttcacatgtcatgaagtattattcttttggtttgtttcagctattaaaaaacttaaaaaccttTCTTGGTTGTGGGTCATACAGAAACAGGCAGGGACCCGAGGGCAGTCGGTCTGACCTGCTCTGGACgaaggggcgggggtgggggagggggcgtccCTGCTGCCTTGCATGTTGCGCACACAGAGCACTGGGCACTCAGCAGGGACGACGGGTGTTCCTAGGTCTTCAGAGGAGCAGCTCAGCCATGCCTACCACCTGCTCACAGCGCAGCTGAGCCAGGACCATGCCGAGATCCGCCTCTCCGCATTCCAGGCCATAGATGAGCTCTTCGCCCGGTCCCACCAGTTCAGGATGCTGGTCGTTTCCAACTTCCAGGAGTTTCTGGAGCTCACACTGGGCACCGACCACGAGCAGCCCCTGCCGCCCCCCAGGGAGGTGGCCCAGAGGCTGCGGCAGGCCGCCACCCGGGCTGTCCAGGGGTGGCATGAGAAGTATGGTGCAGCCTACAAGAAGCTCGCCTTGGGCTACCACTTCTTAAGACACAGCAAACAGGTGGGCAGGCTGTGCCCTGTGCTGCATTGGTGGACAGACGTGCCTGGCCTCTCAGCAGCCAGCCAGTGCTGGGGGGTACACCTGGGAGTGGGGCAGCAGCTCTGGGAGGAGGACGTGTGGAGGGAGCTGGGCCTCTGGTCCTGACTTCCACAGAAAGCTGAAACGAGGGAGAGGTCGGCTTCTCAGGCACGGCCCTGTTCTGTGTCCAGGAGTTGAGTCCTTCCTGGGTGTGCTATGGGCTCTGTTGATCCTAGATGTGTGAGACCCGCCAGGATTGgctgctgctgcctctgccctcctgtcCCAGCAGCTCAGGCCCTGCCCGGGGCAGCTGGCCGATCCCCGCTGCAGCCTGAGCATGCTGTCTGGCACTGCACGTCCGGGGTGTTCCCAGGCCCCTGGGTGGGGCGAGCAGCCTCCCCTCCACACTCCTCGTAGCAGCATGCTGCTTTCTGgaagatctgctggctgtgcctcGGCCCAGGATCGATCCTTGCTGTCAAGTGTGTTTCCTTGTGTTTGGAAGCACTGGACCCCAGGGACCTAGAGGGTCTGGCTGTGTGCTTGTGCCGGCACGTTTTCTTCTAGGCCTGTGTTTGACTTACGTTCTTTGTGTTCTGTGCAGTCAGGTCTCACGTCCACTTCAATTTCCCAGGTGGATTTTCAGGACGTGAGCGCGCGGACTCTGGCAGAAAGAAAgcgggaggaggagaagcagaagcgCTTGGATAGAATCTACAGGGAGCGGTCTGAGCGGGCCATCAGGGAGATGGAGGGTGAGTGAGTTAGCAGGCCTGAGGGCGCCCTGCCCGCTGCATCTTACTAGGGCTTTGTGCAGCCCACCCACCCTGCGGTCACAAGGCCTGCCCACCGCCTTGGGGGCCACCGGCGGGCAGACCCCAGCCCTGTCCTCAGGAACCTCTGGGCGGCCACtgctctcccacgccccctggtGGTGCAGCGTGGGCACTGTGCTTCCGTGAGGGTCTGGCTGGGGGAAGCAGGGAGATGTGCCTGTTCCTCTCATGGCCCCAGTTTGCTCTTGCCAGCACCCCCACTGCCCAAACCTGACCCTTCTGAGCAGTTGGCCCTTTCCGTGAGGGGCAGTCAGGGTGAGAGGAACTTGGGGGGCAGGCCCCAGCTGAAGGCACTTCTCAGGTGCCTGGCCTCGGATGAGGCTGGAAGCAGGCCTCTGGCCCCCGAGGAGGGTGCTGGCCAGCCCAGGGAGATCCCTGCCAGGAAGCGGACGGCCAGAGTGGAATGGTCGAGATGTGCTCTGAATGGAGGACTGGGAAGCGGTGTGTGTCCTGATGGTTCTCTGCTGGCCTCATTTTTCCAGAAGCTCTGTCCATGGTGGCACATCCCACTTGGTATTCCCGGGGCACCAGTGAGCTCGCGGCAGAAGTCCAGACCTGAGGGTGTTTCCGAGGACACCCCAGAGGGTGGCCTTGTGCTGCTGAGCTGGTGATTTCTAAGCGATCACAAAGCCTCCATGCACCCAGGGCACCCGACTCTgttgggggggaaggaggaggcgcGAGTTCAGGCGGCCTGCACTCCCAAGTAACACATCGCCACCCAGCCCACCTGCCACTGGGGCCCACCTGCTAATGGAATGTGGCCCTCCCTTTGatcctgggccctgccctgggggagTGGTGCCGTTGTGCTGGCAGGACCCAACAGGCGGTACCTGTGTCTGCAGAAATGTCCGAGGAAATCCGGCGCTGCCTCACGGAGGTGGAGAGCTGCTTCAGGCTGCTGGTGCCGCTGGACTTTGCCACAGGCCTGGGGGCCTCGCTGCCCTGGGCGGGCCTCAGTGTGTCTGAGCAGAGTGCCCTTTGCCAGGCCAGTGTCATGAACCGTGGGGACGAGGAGCAGCCCTGCTGTAGCAAGACCCTGCTTGCCTGCACCCGCCACCCAGGAGCTGGCGGTGGGGAAGGGCCACCCCCGGCTGCCACGGGGGccgaggagcaggaggaggaggaggacagcgACAGCGACGAGGAAGGGTTTGTGCGGCGCCACGGACTGGGCTCCCACAAGTACACGCTGGACGTGGAGCTCTCATCAGGTAACCGCCAGCTCCTGCTGGCTGGCCAGTGCTCTCTACCCTCAGCCATGGGCCCTAGGGACGCTGGCAAGAGCCCAGGCTTCTCGGGACCCTGAGCAGGGCAGGGACTCCAGGGTTGGAGTGAGGGCTGACTGAGGCTTGGGGTAGGTGGCTCCACCCCGAGGTCCTTCTTGTGATGGGCAGGTGTGGCAGCAAGGTCAGGCGTGATTGTCCAGGGGACTGGGGAGCCCTTGGGGAGGCTGCAGTGCCTGGTCCCAGGCCCATCGGGATCAGAGGGTGACCCTCAGGGATCAGGCCGCCCCCCACTCTGGCTTGGAGGAAAACGTGGTTGGACAGCAACTTCTCACCACGTTTGTGATGATGCAGGTGTGAGGCGCAGGGCCCCACGTGGCCCAGCACCATGTGGGGTGCGGGTGGTTTGGGAGCCCTTTAGGGGTGTTCACAGAGGAAGGGCGGTCAAGGTGGCACTCCAGGCACCTTGGGTCCCACCAGCCCCAGGGAACTAATGGTTGTCTGGCTGGGTCGGGGGAAGCAGGCCACGTGCTGTAGGTGGGGGTACCTGGCTGAAGACAGGCTGGGGTGGCAGGACACGAAGGGACGGCCGCGAACAGCAGCGGTGTGGGTGGTAAGGGGAGGGGGCTCCAGGGCTCCCCGGGCTCGGTGGATGGGCTGGGGTTTGTCTGTGAGAATGCTGTGTGGGGTCTCGAGGTCTGGTGGGGAAGGAGGCCTAGGGCTCAGGCTAAAATGGTCTCCACCAAAATCAGAACCTTCAAGTTGTAAATCTGTTTCTGGGGCATGAGGTATGAGGTCCTGGGCAGAACCTGGCTGGGGCATGGTGGGTGGCAGTGCGGGTGGTCcctctgtggggctgggggacCTGCCCTGGCTCCTCCGGTGACCCCATGTGCTTCGTTCCAGACAGCCTGAGGGTGCGCGAGGACGAGGACAACCACGCTGTCATCCACTCGGCCCGGGACGCGCTCAAGCTTATCCAGTACAAGTTCCTGCCAGCTGTGTGCTCCTGGGTCCAGGTAAGGTCCTCGTGTGCCGGGAGTGCCGGAGCAGAGTCAGGGAGCTGCGGGCTGTGCAGAGGGTGACGTgacggtggggggtgggaagggcgcCCTGGCCCGCCAGAGTGATGCGCCCCCTTGTTGGCAGCTGTTCACCCGCGCAGAGATCCACGGTGGGCACTTAGAAGCTGCCATCCATCTGAAGGCGGAGCTGGAAACCGCCCTGCGGCGATCGGGAGAGCTGGACATCAAGCCAGAGGACGGGCACCGGAGGGAGGTGGGTGCCACCAGGGGGCTCGGGGGAGGTGACAGCGAGGAGACCTCCTCTCAGAGCTGTTTTCTGAGTCAGCAAGAGTCATTGGGGCTCGGAAATATTCTGGTTCTTACCTCGCTGGGAGTTCCTTTCCTGAAATGGAAGCTTTGGCTTGGGGGGCCAGAGAGCACACTGCTGGCCTCCCCGTGGATGGAGGGCTGGGACAGGGTCCAGGGCAGGAGGGCGTGAcggagctggggcaggaggcagaaggTTCTAGTTGGGAGGgagatcccagggccctggaggaggaggatgaggaggaggaggccgtGGGCTGAGCTGAGACCCAGACCAGCCCGCCGCACTGCTGTGCCCTGAGCCTCCCGTGAGCTGCTAAGCGTCTTCTGGGCTTCAGGTCTCATCCCATCCTCCTGCGCTGTGGCCAATGACACTCGGTGTTAGGGTGCCTGTGGCAGACAGAGAATCGGGACTTGTCCTTGGAGAAGGTCGTGTCCCTGGCCTGGGGAGGTGACGCCATGGTCCCAAGCAGGGCCCTACAGAGGGGCTCCCAGGTGGCGAGGCGGGGTGAACATGTGGCCTGGCGCCCCGCCGGGGGAGACTGGTTGTGTGGCACCTCACAGGCACCATGTGGCATGGGAGGGGGAGGCTGGTCTCCTTGAGCGCTGCGTCCCCAGGCGAGGTTGTGGAGCAGGGACAGGCCCACACCTGTTGATGGGGCACGGGTGAAGTCCATAAGTTCCTGGGACACTGGGCGACTTCGGGGCCCCCCTCCCGTGGCCTGTGCCGGGACCTAGACCTCAATGTCCGAGATGGACTTGAGGGCCGCATCCCCTGCAGCTGTCCCGGGGGCCTGCCAGCAGGGCAGGGCAGCCAGAGCTGGACTACAGCAGGGGTCAGCATAGCCGCTACCCTGTCAGAAGCGAGAAAGCAAATCCGGAGTGCACCTCTCTGCCAGGGTGTTGGATCCTGGCTCTGGGTGAATGTAACAGTTTCCAGCAGGTgctctggggtgggaggaggagaggagaccaGGTTCGAAGCCACTCAGACCTAGGACGGACAGTGGCTGACACCTTGGGTCTTAGCACCTAGTGACCTTGACCCCTCCAGGGCCACTGGACACCTGTCGCAGGGCCGCTGCCCTGGTGTGAGTTTCTGAGCAGTGGCCCCACTGGCTGTCCTCCAGGTGCAGGGTGTGGGGCCCCCGGGGACCAGCAGAGGGCAGTCTTGCCTTTCTCCCGCAAAGCGGTGGCGTCTGAGGAAAGTTCTCCAGGGAGCAGGAATCTCGCCTTTGCTGGCTGATGTCCTAGCGGGGTTTCTTTGGGCGTGAGATTCCTCATAGAGCCTTGCTTCGGGGGTGTGAGACTACTAAGAAGTTAGTTTCCTGAATTTTGACCAAGGTGCTTTTCTTTAACAACGAAGGAAGGTTCTTTTCTGGTCTCAGAAGAGAGGCGATGTGGTGAGCTCGTGCCAGCACACCAGGTTGTTAGATGACCCCGGGTCATGGTGTCAGAGCGGAGGCTGGCCTGAGAGCAGGGAGGGCTGTGGGGAATCGGACTGGCTCCCCCGGGTGCCCCCTTCATGGCACCCTGaggcccagccccccccccagcagggccTCGCACTGTGTCTGAAGGAGCTGGGGGAGGTACCCTCAGGGCGACTGGGGCTTTGGGGAGAGCCCCAGAGGCCGTGAGGGCTGGTTGGACAGCGTGACCTCATCCCGCCAGGCCTGGGTTCCGCAGCAGTGCTGGGGCCGGCAGGACTCTTGAGCCCAGAGCTGGCAGCAGAACCTTCTTGCCTTGTGGCTGTAGGGCCCCCAGGGGAAGGGCAGGTCTCCTAATGGGCCCAGTGAGGCCGGTGGCTGGGTTGGGGCTTGAGCACCAGCGTGTCCCTGGAAGCCATAGCCTCCCCGCGTGGGAAGCACAAGGTGCCCTGCGTGGCCGGCTCCAGCCTGAGGGCGGCCAGCGGGCAGCAGCCAGGGTGGGGCCTCTCTCCAGATGCCACAGGGGCTGGTGGAGATGGAGGGGGCTCAGGCTCCCCATGCGGAAGGAGCCCTGCCCCGGGCGCCCTGTGGGTTGTACTGTGGCTGCTGCCGCCCCGACAGTGCCTTGACTGTGCCTGGGCTGTTCGGGGACCCCCGGCACTGCCCCCAGGCATCCGAGGGAGCATCTGGTGGGGGCAGCTCCATGCTGCCCGGGGCGGGAGCTGGCCGGTCACGGAGCTGTGGGGGCACACGAGCCGCGAGGGcgctgggggtgggtggaggccaACCCGGAGGAGCAGCTGTGCCGAAGGGGCcctgcgccccgcccccgccccggcacaGGGACAGCAGGGCCCACCGAGACTCAGACTCGCGGGTCACCTGTGGGCTGGAGCTGCCTGTGGAAGGCGGTGCGGCCTCAGCAGAAACGGAGCATCACTGTCTCTGTCAGCCGAACGGGCGCTCGCCAGACGCTTCTCcacaaactgatttaaaaaggGCACTGCTCCGAAATCCTTGGAGATTGTGCTCGGGCGCTGGCGGTCGGGGGCGCCGGAGATGAAGCGATTGGGGCTCGAGTGGCTGAGTGGCAGCGCCCCGCTCAGGTGAGCGCCGCTTCCCAGAATAGACGTGCCCCTATCTGCACATCTGCTCCCGCTCGGTGCGGGGCGGGCGGCTGCCGGAGCCACTGTGGTCGTTAGAAATTATGAACAAGTTGCTCTCCGCTCAGTAAAACGGATGGGGCTTTAAATCGTGTGCCCTAGCGTTTCCCCACCTGGCAGGGGCTCGGCGTCCTCACCGCGCGCACAGCAGGCTGAGCTG encodes:
- the UVSSA gene encoding UV-stimulated scaffold protein A isoform X2 produces the protein MDQKLSKLVEELTTSGEPQLNPEKMKELKKICKSSEEQLSHAYHLLTAQLSQDHAEIRLSAFQAIDELFARSHQFRMLVVSNFQEFLELTLGTDHEQPLPPPREVAQRLRQAATRAVQGWHEKYGAAYKKLALGYHFLRHSKQVDFQDVSARTLAERKREEEKQKRLDRIYRERSERAIREMEEMSEEIRRCLTEVESCFRLLVPLDFATGLGASLPWAGLSVSEQSALCQASVMNRGDEEQPCCSKTLLACTRHPGAGGGEGPPPAATGAEEQEEEEDSDSDEEGFVRRHGLGSHKYTLDVELSSDSLRVREDEDNHAVIHSARDALKLIQYKFLPAVCSWVQLFTRAEIHGGHLEAAIHLKAELETALRRSGELDIKPEDGHRREVAAPWDRDEDEDDGDFVEVPEKEGYEACIPDHLRPEYGLEKDPAAWGLQAGKTTRRGEEVHDPTSAAAQLHQLHGRLPPPPSPRAPVGPEAGKLAAERARAPVVPFGVDLCYWGQEQPMAGKILKCDSEHRFWKPSEVDAEVDSAAVSEMLQSRYITFAGKFEPVQHRCRAPRPDGRLCERQDRLKCPFHGKIIPRDDAGRPLHPEDRAWEQRQQLQRQAGRAGLLFREWSQL
- the UVSSA gene encoding UV-stimulated scaffold protein A isoform X1 → MDQKLSKLVEELTTSGEPQLNPEKMKELKKICKSSEEQLSHAYHLLTAQLSQDHAEIRLSAFQAIDELFARSHQFRMLVVSNFQEFLELTLGTDHEQPLPPPREVAQRLRQAATRAVQGWHEKYGAAYKKLALGYHFLRHSKQVDFQDVSARTLAERKREEEKQKRLDRIYRERSERAIREMEEMSEEIRRCLTEVESCFRLLVPLDFATGLGASLPWAGLSVSEQSALCQASVMNRGDEEQPCCSKTLLACTRHPGAGGGEGPPPAATGAEEQEEEEDSDSDEEGFVRRHGLGSHKYTLDVELSSDSLRVREDEDNHAVIHSARDALKLIQYKFLPAVCSWVQLFTRAEIHGGHLEAAIHLKAELETALRRSGELDIKPEDGHRREVAAPWDRDEDEDDGDFVEVPEKEGYEACIPDHLRPEYGLEKDPAAWGLQAGKTTRRGEEVHDPTSAAAQLHQLHGRLPPPPSPRAPVGPEAGKLAAERARAPVVPFGVDLCYWGQEQPMAGKILKCDSEHRFWKPSEVDAEVDSAAVSEMLQSRYITFAGKFEPVQHRCRAPRPDGRLCERQDRLKCPFHGKIIPRDDAGRPLHPEDRAWEQRQQLQRQAGRADWQDPEFMRDVEAATGVDLGSSRSSGRGKGKRRKHPGLTDLKQQANTARARIAKKVFAKAAVQRVVTAMNQMDQKKHEKFANQFNYALN